From Rattus rattus isolate New Zealand chromosome 17, Rrattus_CSIRO_v1, whole genome shotgun sequence, the proteins below share one genomic window:
- the Cfap20 gene encoding cilia- and flagella-associated protein 20 isoform X2 yields MFKNTFQSGFLSILYSIGSKPLQIWDKKVRNGHIKRITDNDIQSLVLEIEGTNVSTTYITCPADPKKTLGIKLPFLVMIIKNLKKYFTFEVQVLDDKNVRRRFRASNYQSTTRVKPFICTMPMRLDDGWNQIQFNLSDFTRRAYGTNYIETLRVQIHANCRIRRVYFSDRLYSEDELPAEFKLYLPVQNKAKQ; encoded by the exons ATGTTCAAGAACACGTTCCAGAGCggcttcctctccatcctctacAGCATCGGCAGCAAGCCCCTGCAGATCTGGGACAAAAAG GTACGGAATGGCCACATCAAAAGAATAACTGACAATGACATCCAGTCCCTGGTGCTAGAGATTGAAGGGACAAATGTCAG CACCACATACATCACGTGTCCTGCGGACCCTAAGAAGACGCTGGGGATTAAACTACCTTTCCTTGTCATGATCATCAAAAACTTGAAGAAGTATTTTACCTTCGAAGTGCAG GTACTAGATGACAAGAACGTCCGTCGGAGGTTTCGAGCAAGTAACTACCAGAGCACCACTCGAGTCAAGCCCTTCATCTGTACCATGCCCATGCGGCTGGATGATGGCTGGAACCAGATTCAGTTCAACCTGTCTGACTTCACCCGGCGGGCATATGGTACAAACTACATCGAGACCCTGAGAGTGCAG ATCCACGCAAACTGTCGTATCCGAAGGGTTTACTTCTCAGACAGACTCTACTCAGAGGATGAGCTGCCAGCAGAGTTCAAACTCTATCTACCAGTTCAGAACAAGGCCAAA cAATAA
- the Cfap20 gene encoding cilia- and flagella-associated protein 20 isoform X1 yields the protein MFKNTFQSGFLSILYSIGSKPLQIWDKKVRNGHIKRITDNDIQSLVLEIEGTNVSTTYITCPADPKKTLGIKLPFLVMIIKNLKKYFTFEVQVLDDKNVRRRFRASNYQSTTRVKPFICTMPMRLDDGWNQIQFNLSDFTRRAYGTNYIETLRVQIHANCRIRRVYFSDRLYSEDELPAEFKLYLPVQNKAKVRHPS from the exons ATGTTCAAGAACACGTTCCAGAGCggcttcctctccatcctctacAGCATCGGCAGCAAGCCCCTGCAGATCTGGGACAAAAAG GTACGGAATGGCCACATCAAAAGAATAACTGACAATGACATCCAGTCCCTGGTGCTAGAGATTGAAGGGACAAATGTCAG CACCACATACATCACGTGTCCTGCGGACCCTAAGAAGACGCTGGGGATTAAACTACCTTTCCTTGTCATGATCATCAAAAACTTGAAGAAGTATTTTACCTTCGAAGTGCAG GTACTAGATGACAAGAACGTCCGTCGGAGGTTTCGAGCAAGTAACTACCAGAGCACCACTCGAGTCAAGCCCTTCATCTGTACCATGCCCATGCGGCTGGATGATGGCTGGAACCAGATTCAGTTCAACCTGTCTGACTTCACCCGGCGGGCATATGGTACAAACTACATCGAGACCCTGAGAGTGCAG ATCCACGCAAACTGTCGTATCCGAAGGGTTTACTTCTCAGACAGACTCTACTCAGAGGATGAGCTGCCAGCAGAGTTCAAACTCTATCTACCAGTTCAGAACAAGGCCAAAGTAAGACACCcttcctga